In Syntrophotaleaceae bacterium, the DNA window GCCGAAGGCGAGCTCGCCGGCGGCGGCCCGGCTGCGCAGCCCTTCTACATTCTCCAGCAGCCAGTGCACCTTGGTGGCGGAGAAATAGGGATCGATCAGCAGGCCGGTTTTCCGCTGCCAGTCCGGCTCCAGCCCCTCCTGCTTGAGCTCCTCGCACAAGCGGGCGGTGCGGCGGTCCTGCCAGACCACCGCGGGGGCCACCGGCGTCCCGCTGCGGCGATCCCACAACAGGGCGGTCTCCCGCTGGTTGGTGAGGCCTATGGCCCGCACATCCTTCGGCTCGGCCCCGGCCCGCTGCAGAGCTTCGGTCACCACCTTCAGGGTGACGGCCCAGATCTCTTCCGGGTCGTGTTCCACCCAGCCGGGCCGCGGATAGTACTGGGGAAATTCCGCCGTGGTCTTGGCCCGAACCTTTCCGGCCCGGTCGATGACCAGCACCGTCGAGCCGGTCGTTCCCTGGTCAATAGCCAGTATAATACCATCGTTCATCACTATCCCTCGGTTGGGTCAGTATTACCGCAAACTGCATCAAGGACCCAAAGGACTTCAAGGACTTCAGGGACAATTATCCTTGCTGTCCCTGCTCAGACAACCCTCACCGGCGCGTACCCGCCGCCGGGGGTGCGCAGGTTGGTGACCTGGCCCTGGTAGAGGCGGGCGCCGACTCCCAGGAGGCGGTTGCGGTAGGCGAAGAGGCGGAAATCGACCTTCATGTCCTCGCCGCCCTCGATATTGATCTGGGAAGGAGGCACCAGCTGCTGGACCAGGGTTTCGTCCGGCGGCTGCTCGTCGAAACGCTTGCGGGAGACCTTGCGTCCCACCAGCACCCCGCGGCTGCCGAAGCGGGTCACCGGCTTGAACACCAGGTCTTTGCGGTCTTCCCAGGCCTGTTCGGGATCGATATCGGCCAGCAGGCGGCTTTTCGGCACCGTTCGGACAAGCAGGTCGATGGTCCTCGATTTCATTTCCAGGGCGGCCAGGGACTCGAGATCCGACCAGAGGATCATGCGCCGCTTGTCGGCCAGCAGGCCGTAGGCAAAGGGATTGGGGGTCAGACAGACCGCTCCGGCCAAATAAGCGGCGCGGATGCCGACCATGACCTCGCTTTCGAGATAGAAATCGCAATGGCGGTTGTAGATCAGATCCACCGTCTCGCCGCGCAATTGCACACCGTCCGTATCGGCCTGCAGGTCGCCCGGTTCCACCACCGCCGTCTCTATGCCCGCCTCGGACAGCAGATTGGCGTAGGCGATCATCTCGGGATAGAGGAACTGCTCCTCCGGCTTTTCGTCGACGATGGCGACCCGGGTCAGCCGGGAACGGCGGCCCTGGCGGACCAGCTCCTCCTGGAAGGAGGCAAGAAATCCCCGCCGGAAGCGATCCCGGGTTAATCCGCCAATTCCACCGGCCCCGTTCTGGGCCTGGTAGGCCAGCAGCCCGCCGCCAGCATTGGTGTTGACCTCGATAAGGCGAGGCCCGTCCTCGGTCAGGTGGAAATCGTACCCCATCATGACCGCGTCGTGCCCCGGATCGAAACGGGCTGTTTCAGGCACCAGGGGCAGGACCCGCTCGCGGTAGGCCGGCAACCGGCCGACGGCGAATAGAGTCCGCATAACCCGCACCATCTCCCGCAGGGCGGCCTTGGGAAGAAGGACCTGGTGGGGACTGATGACCTGCTCGAAGGGACTCATCGGCTTTCCCCGACGGAAGAGGCAAGCCCGGCGACGGCACGGGCCATGCGCTCCAGCCCCCGGCGCAGCAGGGGACGCGGGCAGCCGAAATTGAGGCGCAGGAAACCGGGCATGCCGAACTCCCGCCCGTCGGAGAGGCCGACGCCGGCATCATCAAAGAAAGCCGCCGGGTCGGTCAGCTGCAGCCGGCGGGCATCGATCCAGGCCAGGTAGGTGGCCTCCACCGGCGTCATGCTCAGTCCGGGCATGGCGGCAACCGCCTCCCGCACCAGGTCGCGGTTTCCCCGCAGATATTCGATCAGGGCGGAAAGCCAGGGGCCGCCATCGCGATAGGCGGCCAGGGCGGCTGCGTAGCCGAACAGGTTGACGTAGGGGACGATCCCTGCCATGACCCGGCGGAATCTCTGCCGCAGAACGGGATCGCTGATGATAGCGAAGGAGCAGCCGAGGCCCGGCAGGTTGAAGGTCTTGCTCGGCGCCATGAGGGTGATGGTGCGTGCCGCCACCGATGGATCGAGCCCGGCCGTGGGGAGGTGACGACAGGCGGGATCGAGGATCAGATCGCAGTGAATCTCGTCGGAGCAGAGGATGAGGCCGTGGCGCTCGCAAAAGGCGGCGATCCCTTCCAACTCCTCCCGGGAAAACACCCGTCCCGTGGGGTTTTGCGGATTGCAGAGCAGAAACAGCCGGCTGCGGGGGGTGATCGCCTGCTCCAGATGGTCGAAGTCGATGACCCAGCGCCCTCCGGTCTCCACCAGCGGCACCCGCACCGTCCGCCGTGAGGAGAGCTCGGGCGCGCTCAGGAAGGGAGGATAGATCGGCACATGCGTCAAAACCTCGTCCCCTTCTTCCCCGACCGCACGGCAGGCGACATTGAGCCCGGTGACCAGCCCCGGCAGCCAGACCAGCCAGTCGGCCTCGATCCGCCAGCCGTAGAGATCGAGCAGCCGCTCCCGGATCACCTCGACCAGTTCCCCGGGGGCACCTGTGTAACCGAACACACCGTGATCGAGACGCTCCCGCAGAGCCTCCAGCACCGCCGGCGGCGAAGCGAAATCCATGTCCGCCACCCACAGGGGGATGACGTCGCGCCCGGCATACTTGTCCCATTTCAAAGAGCCGGTCCCCCGGCGATCCACCTCATGATCGAAGTTGAACAAAATTTTTCCTTTGTGATTTCGATTTCGATTTCGATTTCGATTTCGATTAAAGATTTTACCTAAAACTGCCCATAGCCCTTGAACTTTTCAATCACCCGGTCCATTTCCCCGTCGTCGAGCAGCACCGGTTCGCCGATGGAACGGGCCTGGTAGAAAATGCGCGCCACCAGTTCAATCTCCTCGGCGGCGGCAAAGGCCCGTTCGAGGGTCGGGCCCACGGTCACCAGGCCGTGATTGGCCAGCAGAACCGCGTTGTAATCGCCGATGGCGCCGACCAGGTTGTCGGCGAGTTGCCGGGTGCCGAAGGTGGCGTAGGGCGCCAGAGGCACCTTGCGGCCGGAGAAGCCGATCAGGTAATGAACCGGCGGCAGTTCCCAGCCCAGGCAGGCGATGGTGGTGGCATAGACCGAATGAGTGTGGACCACGGCGCCGATATCCCGCCGATGCCGGTAGAGGGCGAGATGGAAGTCAAGTTCACTGGAAGGATTGCGGTCCCCCTTGACGATCACGCCGGTGGTATCGACCACCACGACATCGGAAGGCTCCATATCGAAGTATTCGATGCCGCTGGGACTGATGGCGATCAGATCCTGGGACCGGTCGCAGATGCTCAGGTTTCCTCCCGAGCCGGTGGTCAACTGCGAATCGATCATCTTGCGGCCGAACCGGACAATGGCCTCGCGATGCTCCTGGAAACGCATGGTTCTCCCCCTTTTTCTAAGTAAAAGGATATTAAGGACTTCAGGGACAGCAGGGACGAAGTCGGACCACGTAGGTTCCGCTGAAAATGACCGCCTGCGTCTGTTTCTGCTCAACCACGACGGCCACCTTGAGGCGGCCCCGGCCTTTCTGGTCCAGGTCCGCCAGCAAATCTTGCAGAGCCTCTTCCTCCGGCAGTCGGCAGCGGGCGCAAAAATCGGCGGTGATCGGCCGCAGGTAGTCTATCTCGCTGCGGCAGATGGCGACCTCCGCCGGCCCGCGTCGCTCCTCCACCCCCAGGGTGACCAGAGCCCAGCCGGCCAGCGTCGCCAGGGCGGCGATGCTGCCTGCAAAACCGGTCCCCTTGTCGTTGCGATTCGGGGCCAGGGGGGCGGTCATGATCAGCTCCCGACCGTCGTAACTGGCAATTTCCAGGCCGATGCCCCCGGTGAGAGGGATCTGCTCCAGTATCCGCTGGTTCAGTTGATGCACTTTATCTTTCAACACGGTTTCCCTGCACAATATCCGTTTTATCCGGTCAAAGGCTATCCGCAACTCCGAATTTTGTTCATTCTCCCTGCATGAGGACCGCTTGTCAAACAGGTTTATCCCGGCACACCTGTCTTTTCAGCGACTTATATTTCTTCTCCGATCTTTTCCGGCCGGATTGTGATATAATTTCGCAATTGGTCGTGGCCAGTGATTAGAAACCTTCCCGCCCTAACCAGACGTGTGCTTCCATGAAAAAATTGCTTGTTTTCTGTGTGTTTTCGCTCCTGATACCCCTATCCTTCGCCCTTGCTGAAACAACCCCGTCAACTCAGCCGATCAAGACATTCGTCAGCGTGCTGCCGCAGAAATACCTGGTGGAACGGGTTGGAGGCGAGCATGTGGAGGTGTCCGCCATGGTCGGGCCGGGCCGAAGTCCCCACACCTATGAACCGACACCCCGGCAGATGTCGGAATTGAGCCGTACCCGGGTCTTCTTCCAGATCGGCGTCCCCTTCGAACAAGTGTGGATAAAACGGATCACCGCCCTGAACCCGGCGCTGGAGCTGGTCGATCTGCGCAAAGGGATTCGGCTTCTTCCCTCCCCTGCCCATCATCATGACCATCACCACGGACACGGGGAAGAGCTGGACCCCCATATCTGGACCGATCCCATGCTGGCGAAAATAATGGCGGGTCAGATTCTCGAGACGCTGTCCCGCCTGCAACCGCAGCGAAAGGCCGATTTTACCGCCAACTATCAAGCGCTTGTCGCCGACCTCGCTGAACTCGACCGGTACATCCGCGACCGGCTCGACGGTGTCAAACAACGCCGGTTTCTGGTGTTCCATCCCTCCTGGGGATATTTCGCCGCCGCCTACGATCTCGAGCAGATAGCGATCGAGACGGAAGGCAAGGAGCCGGGGCCGCGAGCTCTCGCCCG includes these proteins:
- a CDS encoding PatB family C-S lyase translates to MFNFDHEVDRRGTGSLKWDKYAGRDVIPLWVADMDFASPPAVLEALRERLDHGVFGYTGAPGELVEVIRERLLDLYGWRIEADWLVWLPGLVTGLNVACRAVGEEGDEVLTHVPIYPPFLSAPELSSRRTVRVPLVETGGRWVIDFDHLEQAITPRSRLFLLCNPQNPTGRVFSREELEGIAAFCERHGLILCSDEIHCDLILDPACRHLPTAGLDPSVAARTITLMAPSKTFNLPGLGCSFAIISDPVLRQRFRRVMAGIVPYVNLFGYAAALAAYRDGGPWLSALIEYLRGNRDLVREAVAAMPGLSMTPVEATYLAWIDARRLQLTDPAAFFDDAGVGLSDGREFGMPGFLRLNFGCPRPLLRRGLERMARAVAGLASSVGESR
- a CDS encoding YiiD C-terminal domain-containing protein, which translates into the protein MKDKVHQLNQRILEQIPLTGGIGLEIASYDGRELIMTAPLAPNRNDKGTGFAGSIAALATLAGWALVTLGVEERRGPAEVAICRSEIDYLRPITADFCARCRLPEEEALQDLLADLDQKGRGRLKVAVVVEQKQTQAVIFSGTYVVRLRPCCP
- a CDS encoding zinc ABC transporter substrate-binding protein, giving the protein MKKLLVFCVFSLLIPLSFALAETTPSTQPIKTFVSVLPQKYLVERVGGEHVEVSAMVGPGRSPHTYEPTPRQMSELSRTRVFFQIGVPFEQVWIKRITALNPALELVDLRKGIRLLPSPAHHHDHHHGHGEELDPHIWTDPMLAKIMAGQILETLSRLQPQRKADFTANYQALVADLAELDRYIRDRLDGVKQRRFLVFHPSWGYFAAAYDLEQIAIETEGKEPGPRALARIIDLARKNNIRTIFIQPQFSRTTAETVARAIDGKVEAIDPLSEDYLDNLRKAADAFVLSLE
- a CDS encoding L-fuculose-phosphate aldolase, with the protein product MRFQEHREAIVRFGRKMIDSQLTTGSGGNLSICDRSQDLIAISPSGIEYFDMEPSDVVVVDTTGVIVKGDRNPSSELDFHLALYRHRRDIGAVVHTHSVYATTIACLGWELPPVHYLIGFSGRKVPLAPYATFGTRQLADNLVGAIGDYNAVLLANHGLVTVGPTLERAFAAAEEIELVARIFYQARSIGEPVLLDDGEMDRVIEKFKGYGQF